The Gammaproteobacteria bacterium genome contains a region encoding:
- the pyk gene encoding pyruvate kinase encodes MPDLNARRTKIVATLGPATDDKESIAALIAAGVNVVRLNFSHGDADDHRQRCNLVRECAKEAGRQVGVLADLQGPKIRIDRFIDGKITLEEGDAFILDAECDPNAGDKTRVGIAYKQLPNDVLSGDTLLLDDGRIVLKVSKVKGAQIHCIVEVAGALSNNKGINRQGGGLSADALTEKDKTDIKVAAEIEADYLAVSFPRCAADITYARELLEAAGGHGGIVAKIERTEAIDNIEEIIIASDVIMIARGDLGVEIGDAELPAVQKHLIKLARAMNRMTITATQMMESMIENPIPTRAEVFDVANAVLDGTDAVMLSAETAAGKYPEKSVAAMARICLEAEKQKIARVSGHRLNTRFSRTDEAIAMATMYTANHFGVKAIVALTESGATPLWMSRISSEVPIFALSSHVRTSRKMTLYKGVKPILFSTDSNDHVLVNKQVIAELQERNVVKDGDLVIITKGDLMGVVAGTNAMKIVCVGDMAEPQDI; translated from the coding sequence GTGCCTGATTTGAACGCCAGAAGAACGAAAATTGTTGCGACACTGGGGCCTGCGACAGATGACAAGGAAAGCATTGCTGCACTGATTGCGGCAGGTGTTAATGTCGTACGGCTTAATTTTTCGCACGGCGATGCAGACGATCATCGGCAGCGTTGTAATCTTGTTCGTGAGTGTGCGAAAGAGGCGGGGCGGCAAGTTGGAGTTTTGGCCGATTTACAAGGGCCAAAAATTCGAATAGATCGTTTTATTGACGGGAAAATTACGCTTGAAGAGGGTGATGCATTTATTTTAGATGCTGAGTGTGATCCGAATGCTGGAGATAAAACACGAGTCGGTATCGCTTATAAACAGCTACCGAATGATGTTTTATCTGGTGATACATTGCTGCTTGATGATGGCCGTATTGTACTAAAAGTCAGTAAGGTCAAAGGTGCCCAGATTCATTGCATCGTTGAAGTCGCTGGTGCGCTTTCCAATAATAAAGGCATTAATCGCCAAGGCGGGGGACTCTCGGCTGATGCGCTGACAGAAAAAGATAAAACAGATATTAAGGTTGCTGCGGAAATTGAAGCAGACTATCTTGCGGTCTCTTTTCCACGTTGTGCGGCTGATATTACATATGCTCGTGAGCTTTTGGAGGCCGCAGGAGGTCATGGAGGCATTGTTGCCAAAATCGAACGTACCGAAGCAATAGACAATATCGAAGAAATTATAATTGCTTCGGATGTCATCATGATTGCGCGTGGTGATCTGGGTGTTGAAATTGGTGATGCTGAGTTGCCTGCGGTACAGAAACATTTGATTAAGTTGGCACGAGCCATGAATCGTATGACGATTACTGCGACTCAAATGATGGAGTCAATGATCGAAAATCCGATTCCGACACGCGCTGAAGTCTTTGATGTAGCGAATGCTGTGCTTGATGGAACAGATGCCGTTATGCTCTCGGCAGAAACAGCGGCAGGTAAGTACCCGGAAAAATCTGTTGCGGCAATGGCACGGATTTGTCTTGAAGCTGAAAAACAAAAAATTGCACGAGTTTCCGGTCATCGTCTAAATACTCGTTTTAGTCGTACTGACGAAGCGATTGCAATGGCTACAATGTATACTGCAAATCACTTTGGTGTAAAAGCGATTGTTGCATTGACAGAGTCGGGAGCCACTCCTCTCTGGATGTCGCGTATTAGCTCTGAAGTTCCAATTTTTGCTTTAAGTTCACATGTAAGAACAAGTCGTAAAATGACTTTGTATAAAGGGGTTAAGCCCATTTTGTTTAGTACAGATAGTAACGATCATGTATTAGTTAATAAACAGGTTATTGCAGAATTACAAGAGCGTAATGTCGTTAAGGATGGCGACCTGGTTATTATTACAAAAGGTGATTTGATGGGAGTTGTTGCAGGGACAAATGCAATGAAAATTGTTTGTGTAGGCGATATGGCTGAACCTCAAGACATATAA
- the arfB gene encoding aminoacyl-tRNA hydrolase, whose protein sequence is MLNISQNISLPSNEIELSAIRAQGAGGQNVNKVSSAIHLYFDINTSSLPDIYKQRLLNLRDRRINKEGVIIIKAQRFRTQVKNREDALERLQELIKSVAIVRKVRRPTKATQSSQKKRLDRKTLRGKTKKLRGRVLDD, encoded by the coding sequence ATGTTAAATATATCTCAAAACATATCTCTTCCTTCTAATGAAATTGAGCTTTCAGCGATTCGGGCGCAGGGTGCTGGTGGGCAAAATGTTAATAAAGTCTCTTCAGCAATTCATCTATATTTTGATATCAACACATCATCTCTTCCAGACATCTACAAACAGCGCCTGTTGAACCTTCGAGATCGTCGCATCAACAAGGAGGGTGTGATTATTATCAAAGCACAGCGATTTCGCACTCAAGTTAAAAATAGAGAAGATGCACTGGAGCGGCTACAGGAATTAATTAAAAGTGTAGCTATCGTACGGAAAGTCAGGCGACCCACTAAAGCCACTCAAAGCTCTCAGAAAAAAAGACTGGACAGAAAAACCCTGCGAGGTAAAACGAAGAAGTTACGGGGGCGGGTTTTAGATGATTAA
- a CDS encoding metalloregulator ArsR/SmtB family transcription factor: MNIDIQPDKIQQAVEGLKGLSHETRLLILCHLAQKGPMTVNELTEITQASQSGVSQHLSKMQHAGWVTFERDGASKRYQIANEDHLKLLEALHRIFC, translated from the coding sequence ATGAATATAGATATCCAGCCAGACAAGATTCAACAAGCCGTTGAAGGGTTAAAAGGACTCAGCCACGAAACCCGACTTTTAATATTATGTCACCTTGCCCAGAAAGGCCCTATGACAGTGAATGAACTGACCGAAATAACCCAGGCTTCCCAGTCAGGTGTTTCGCAACACCTTTCAAAAATGCAACATGCGGGTTGGGTCACATTCGAAAGAGATGGCGCAAGCAAGCGTTATCAAATCGCCAATGAAGATCACCTGAAACTATTGGAAGCTTTGCACCGAATTTTTTGTTAA
- a CDS encoding phosphoglycerate kinase: MSVIKMTDLNLSGKRLLIRQDLNVPLKDGKVADDTRIRASLATIKLAVDAGAKVMLMSHLGRPTEGEYEEKFSLAPVAEHLSGLLGQPVRLAKDWLDGVDVAEGEVVLCENVRFNKGEKKDDEALSKKIAALCDIYVMDAFGTAHRAQASTHGVGEHAPVACAGPLLANELEALGKALDNPARPMVAIVGGSKVSTKLTVLKSLSKVVDQLIVGGGIANTFIAADGHEVGKSLYEKDLVSVAKELSESAKARGGSIPVPSDVVCAKEFSESAAATLKNVDEALDDDMIFDVGPETSKAFAEILKKAGTIVWNGPVGVFEFDQFGEGTKALAEAIADSPAFSIAGGGDTLAAVSKYNISDKISYISTGGGAFLEFLEGKELPAVVMLEKRGA, translated from the coding sequence ATGTCTGTGATTAAAATGACAGATCTTAATTTATCAGGTAAGCGTTTACTGATTCGCCAAGATTTAAATGTGCCATTAAAAGATGGCAAAGTGGCTGATGATACTCGTATTCGTGCTTCACTCGCTACGATTAAATTAGCGGTTGATGCGGGCGCTAAAGTGATGCTGATGTCTCACTTGGGTCGGCCAACAGAAGGCGAGTATGAAGAAAAATTCTCCCTTGCTCCTGTCGCTGAGCATCTGTCTGGTTTGTTGGGCCAACCTGTTCGCTTAGCAAAAGATTGGCTGGATGGTGTCGATGTTGCTGAAGGTGAAGTTGTTCTGTGTGAGAATGTTCGCTTTAATAAAGGCGAAAAGAAGGATGACGAAGCATTATCGAAAAAAATAGCCGCTTTGTGTGATATTTATGTGATGGATGCTTTTGGTACCGCTCATCGAGCACAGGCCTCTACCCATGGTGTTGGCGAGCATGCACCTGTTGCATGTGCCGGCCCACTGCTAGCTAATGAGCTGGAAGCACTTGGTAAAGCGTTGGATAATCCAGCGCGTCCAATGGTTGCAATCGTGGGTGGCTCAAAAGTATCGACTAAATTGACTGTGCTGAAGTCGCTTTCTAAAGTGGTTGATCAGTTGATTGTAGGCGGCGGTATTGCAAATACTTTTATCGCAGCTGACGGTCATGAAGTGGGTAAATCATTATATGAAAAAGATTTAGTGAGCGTGGCAAAAGAACTTTCAGAGAGTGCAAAGGCTCGAGGTGGAAGTATTCCGGTGCCGAGTGATGTTGTTTGTGCAAAAGAATTTTCTGAATCTGCGGCTGCAACACTAAAAAATGTTGATGAAGCGCTGGATGATGACATGATCTTTGATGTAGGTCCTGAGACATCAAAAGCGTTTGCTGAAATTTTAAAAAAGGCCGGTACGATTGTCTGGAATGGCCCTGTTGGTGTATTTGAGTTTGATCAATTTGGTGAAGGCACCAAAGCATTAGCGGAAGCGATCGCTGACAGTCCTGCATTCTCAATTGCTGGCGGTGGTGATACGCTTGCGGCCGTTTCAAAATATAATATTTCAGATAAAATTTCTTATATCTCGACAGGTGGTGGTGCTTTTCTTGAGTTTTTGGAAGGAAAAGAGCTGCCTGCTGTAGTCATGCTGGAGAAGAGAGGCGCTTAA
- the fba gene encoding fructose-bisphosphate aldolase class II (catalyzes the reversible aldol condensation of dihydroxyacetonephosphate and glyceraldehyde 3-phosphate in the Calvin cycle, glycolysis, and/or gluconeogenesis) yields MALISLRQLLDHAAENSYGVPAFNVNNMEQVHAIMQAADAMNSPVIMQGSAGARNYAGEPFLRHLILAALEQYPHIPIVMHQDHGSSPSVCIRSIQSGFSSVMMDGSLMDDAKTPSTYEYNVEVTRKVVDIAHACGVSVEGELGVLGSLETGEAGEEDGVGAEGKLTIEQMLTDPEEAADFVKKTKVDALAIAIGTSHGAYKFTRPPTGDVLAISRIKEINARIPNTHLVMHGSSSVPQEWLKVINNFGGDMAQTYGVPVEEIAEGIKSGVRKVNIDTDLRMASTGAIRRHLTENTSNFDPRKFYKEATNAMMEICKARYQMFGCEGMASKIKPVSLETMTGNYESGSLDPKVS; encoded by the coding sequence ATGGCTTTAATTTCTCTCAGACAGCTGCTTGATCATGCCGCTGAGAATAGCTACGGTGTTCCGGCATTTAATGTCAATAATATGGAACAAGTACACGCGATTATGCAAGCGGCTGATGCGATGAATAGCCCAGTAATCATGCAAGGTTCTGCCGGTGCACGCAATTATGCAGGCGAACCTTTTTTGCGTCATTTGATTTTGGCGGCTCTTGAGCAGTATCCTCATATTCCTATTGTAATGCACCAAGATCATGGCTCATCACCAAGTGTATGTATCCGTTCTATTCAGAGTGGCTTTAGTTCTGTCATGATGGATGGTTCTTTGATGGATGATGCTAAAACCCCTTCAACTTATGAGTACAACGTTGAAGTGACTCGTAAAGTGGTTGATATCGCGCATGCTTGTGGTGTATCTGTTGAAGGTGAGCTGGGTGTTTTAGGTTCTTTAGAAACTGGCGAAGCGGGTGAAGAGGATGGTGTTGGCGCTGAAGGCAAGTTGACTATAGAACAAATGCTGACTGACCCTGAAGAAGCGGCTGACTTTGTTAAGAAAACTAAAGTCGATGCACTTGCGATTGCGATTGGTACCAGCCATGGAGCTTATAAATTTACGCGCCCACCTACAGGTGATGTGTTGGCAATCTCTCGAATCAAAGAGATTAATGCTCGAATTCCAAATACACACTTAGTGATGCATGGCTCCTCTTCGGTGCCACAAGAGTGGTTAAAAGTGATTAATAATTTTGGTGGCGATATGGCACAGACTTATGGTGTGCCTGTTGAAGAGATTGCTGAAGGCATTAAAAGTGGTGTACGTAAAGTTAATATTGATACGGACTTGCGTATGGCATCGACTGGTGCGATTCGCCGTCACTTAACTGAAAATACTTCTAATTTCGACCCTCGTAAGTTCTATAAAGAAGCAACTAATGCAATGATGGAGATCTGTAAAGCTCGCTATCAGATGTTTGGCTGTGAGGGGATGGCTTCCAAAATTAAACCTGTTTCATTGGAAACAATGACTGGAAACTATGAGAGTGGTTCTTTGGATCCAAAAGTGAGCTAA
- the gap gene encoding type I glyceraldehyde-3-phosphate dehydrogenase has product MAIKVGINGFGRIGRMVFRAVAQDFNDIEVVGINDLLEADYLAYMLKYDSVHGRFGEEVAVEGNNLVVGGKTIRLTAERDPANLKWNEVGAEIVIDCTGFFLTEESCQAHIDAGAKKVVQSAPSKDSTPMFVYGVNHDTYAGQAIVSAASCTTNCLAPVAKVLNDKWGIKRGLMTTVHAATATQKTVDGPSMKDWRGGRGILENIIPSSTGAAKAVGVVLPELNGKLTGMAFRVPTSDVSVVDLTVELNSNASYDEICAAMKAASEGAMAGTLGYTDEKVVSTDFRGIGQSSIFDAGAGIALDGTFVKVVAWYDNEYGYTCNMMRLVEHVAAN; this is encoded by the coding sequence ATGGCTATTAAAGTAGGTATTAATGGTTTTGGTCGTATTGGCCGGATGGTTTTTCGTGCAGTGGCACAAGATTTTAATGACATTGAAGTTGTTGGTATTAATGACTTGTTAGAAGCGGACTATTTGGCATACATGCTGAAATATGATTCAGTACATGGTCGCTTCGGTGAAGAGGTTGCAGTAGAAGGTAATAACCTTGTTGTTGGCGGTAAAACAATTCGCTTAACTGCGGAGCGTGATCCAGCGAACTTGAAGTGGAATGAAGTCGGTGCAGAGATTGTTATTGATTGTACGGGTTTCTTCTTAACTGAAGAGAGTTGTCAGGCACACATTGATGCAGGCGCTAAAAAAGTGGTACAAAGTGCCCCTTCCAAAGATAGCACCCCAATGTTTGTCTATGGCGTTAACCATGATACCTATGCAGGCCAGGCAATTGTATCTGCAGCTTCGTGCACAACAAACTGCTTAGCGCCTGTTGCTAAAGTTCTGAATGATAAGTGGGGAATCAAGCGTGGTTTGATGACGACTGTTCATGCAGCAACTGCCACTCAAAAAACAGTGGATGGCCCATCTATGAAAGATTGGCGTGGTGGACGTGGTATTTTGGAAAACATCATTCCTTCATCGACCGGCGCAGCTAAAGCTGTGGGTGTTGTTTTACCTGAGCTGAATGGTAAGTTAACAGGTATGGCGTTCCGTGTACCGACTTCAGACGTATCCGTTGTTGATTTGACTGTAGAGTTGAACAGCAATGCTTCTTATGACGAGATTTGTGCGGCAATGAAAGCGGCTTCTGAAGGTGCAATGGCTGGAACATTGGGCTACACAGACGAGAAAGTTGTTTCTACTGATTTTCGTGGTATTGGCCAGTCATCAATCTTTGATGCAGGTGCAGGTATTGCGCTTGATGGAACTTTCGTTAAAGTAGTCGCTTGGTATGATAATGAATATGGTTATACCTGCAACATGATGCGTCTGGTTGAGCACGTTGCTGCTAATTAA